A window of the Gossypium hirsutum isolate 1008001.06 chromosome A05, Gossypium_hirsutum_v2.1, whole genome shotgun sequence genome harbors these coding sequences:
- the LOC121229340 gene encoding uncharacterized protein, with translation MQGTVFKALLRSCEENDEEEQKEIGKKHKKKESGRVIDEIIDKFQCMNIVKREANQRDCSNEQHELLTPQKRRKARFRNHDVPGLHREKHGLWRQEQKTRAAKIEKQLKARRELEALIEEQLNRFHAHYNQAMVPSHLEDVSKLLRPQWAAPQELASLSWLGDWRPSAILELLHGLAPLSFISDSTASAMQPAISQFIHELRIEEAVIDEEMAEIQATCVLYLPFAPVNSSKSGGSASRGIQSEFLKIVRVITKAQKLRFKALELVVKKLLNQTEAAEFLVAFSGIQDAIHQFAEEKRLRKGPVTVSVKSHDVAETSKQPKILIDDRISHLLKTSDSSEYGQGIQYALSEFEELQGLQKGSVTQSARFQDVVETSNQPKIPLEHRTSSWDNLSKTSDSLEHGQGIQYALCEFEEQQALRKGPVTQSVRSQDVVETSNQPKIPLEDRMGLWDNLCQLLEQDSSGERIIDDINEPAGLPIESWDVVETSKQPMIHSEDRIGLWEEFSKMVGDMKSCQGIPRQL, from the exons ATGCAGGGAACAGTGTTTAAAGCTCTGCT GAGATCCTGTGAAGAGAATGATGAGGAAGAGCAAAAGGAAATAGGAAAGAAACACAAGAAAAAAGAATCTGGAAGAGTGATTGATGAGATAATTGATAAATTCCAGTGCATGAACATTGTCAAGCGTGAAGCAAATCAGAGAG ATTGTAGCAATGAGCAGCATGAACTCCTTACACCCCAGAAGAGAAGAAAAGCCAGGTTCAGAAATCATGACGTTCCAG GGCTCCACAGGGAAAAGCATGGTCTTTGGAGGCAAGAGCAGAAGACCAGAGCAGCCAAGATAGAGAAACAGCTCAAAGCACGAAGGGAACTCGAGGCACTGATTGAGGAACAGTTGAACAGGTTCCATGCACATTACAACCAGGCTATGGTCCCAAGTCATCTGGAGGATGTGTCAAAACTCCTTAGGCCGCAATGGGCAGCTCCACAAGAGTTGGCCTCACTTTCCTGGCTTGGTGACTGGAGACCTTCTGCTATTCTGGAACTCTTGCATGGCCTGGCTCCTTTGTCTTTCATATCAGACTCAACTGCTAGTGCTATGCAGCCAGCCATATCTCAGTTTATCCACGAGCTGCGTATTGAGGAGGCAGTAATAGATGAGGAAATGGCAGAGATTCAAGCTACATGTGTTCTCTACCTTCCCTTTGCTCCAGTGAACAGCAGCAAATCAGGGGGTTCTGCCTCCCGTGGTATTCAATCCGAGTTCCTGAAGATTGTTCGGGTCATCACCAAGGCTCAAAAGCTCAG GTTCAAGGCATTAGAGCTGGTGGTCAAGAAGTTATTGAACCAAACTGAAGCAGCAGAATTCCTGGTGGCCTTCTCAGGAATTCAAGATGCTATCCACCAGTTTGCTGAGGAAAAGAGGTTGCGGAAAGGACCGGTCACCGTGTCTGTTAAATCTCATGATGTAGCCGAGACATCAAAGCAGCCAAAGATCCTCATAGATGACAGAATCAGTCATTTATTAAAGACTAGTGATAGCTCAGAATATGGCCAAGGAATTCAATATGCCCTCAGCGAGTTTGAAGAGCTGCAAGGGTTGCAAAAGGGGTCTGTTACTCAGTCTGCCAGGTTTCAAGATGTAGTTGAGACTTCAAATCAACCAAAGATCCCCTTAGAACACAGAACCAGTTCATGGGACAATTTATCAAAGACTAGTGATAGTTTGGAACATGGCCAAGGAATTCAATATGCCCTCTGTGAGTTCGAAGAGCAGCAAGCGTTGCGAAAGGGACCTGTTACTCAGTCTGTCAGGTCTCAGGATGTAGTTGAGACTTCAAATCAGCCAAAGATCCCCTTAGAAGACAGAATGGGTTTATGGGACAATTTGTGCCAGTTGTTAGAACAAGATAGTAGTGGAGAAAGAATTATAGATGATATCAACGAACCGGCTGGTCTGCCTATCGAGTCTTGGGATGTAGTTGAAACTTCAAAGCAGCCAATGATCCACTCAGAAGACAGGATCGGTTTGTGGGAGGAGTTCAGCAAGATGGTAGGAGATATGAAAAGTTGCCAAGGAATTCCACGACAACTTTAA
- the LOC107906454 gene encoding uncharacterized protein: protein MEIYEENAISTRSYNLRVLNLRERGRLGSLKFNRVRSGGGDDEDDALVERQLLYRKLPDQHLLNLSVLKLDGSLFDVNIGRNATVAELKVAIEELFTEMAGETQGCISWAHVWGQFCLAYEGQKLVNNKACIKNFGIKDGDQLEFIRHMSMNQSPIKRRVKHHGVPCKCFSPRSSHNQERQENPVNHHKEEDEDQDYYHDEEHAMSLPEFKFAHFLRRWLSHTRSQSASRRRLEGRNHSSRFNLHL, encoded by the exons ATGGAAATCTATGAGGAGAATGCTATCAGTACTCGTAGCTATAACTTACGGGTTTTGAATTTGCGGGAGAGGGGGCGTTTAGGTTCGCTCAAATTTAACAGAGTCAGAAGCGGTGGTGGCGACGACGAGGACGATGCTCTCGTTGAACGGCAGTTGTTGTATAGGAAGCTTCCTGATCAGCATCTTCTCAACCTCTCTGTTCTAAAGCTCGACGGTTCTCTTTTTG ATGTTAACATAGGAAGGAATGCTACAGTTGCAGAGCTGAAGGTAGCAATAGAGGAGCTTTTTACAGAAATGGCAGGGGAAACTCAAGGCTGTATTTCATG GGCACATGTTTGGGGGCAGTTTTGCTTGGCTTATGAAGGTCAGAAGCTGGTTAACAACAAGGCttgcattaaaaattttgggATCAAAGATGGTGATCAG CTTGAATTTATCAGGCACATGTCGATGAACCAATCACCAATAAAAAGACGTGTAAAACATCACGGTGTTCCCTGCAAATG CTTTTCACCAAGATCGAGTCACAATCAAGAGAGACAAGAGAATCCTGTGAACCATCATAAAGAGGAGGATGAAGATCAAGATTATTACCACGATGAAGAGCATGCAATGTCCCTGCCGGAGTTCAAGTTTGCTCACTTCTTGAGACGATGGCTCTCGCACACCAGATCGCAGAGTGCTTCTCGAAGGAGGTTGGAAGGCCGGAACCATTCTTCGAGGTTCAATCTGCACCTTTGA